The proteins below come from a single Miscanthus floridulus cultivar M001 chromosome 1, ASM1932011v1, whole genome shotgun sequence genomic window:
- the LOC136476076 gene encoding GRF-interacting factor 1-like, which translates to MQQQHLMQMNQNMIGGYTSPAAVTTDLIQQYLDENKQLILAILDNQNNGKVEECERHQAKLQHNLMYLAAIADSQPPQTAPLSQYPSNLMMQPGPRYMPPQSGQMMSPQSLMAARSSMMYAHLSMSPLQQQQAAHGQLGMASGAGGGTTSGFSILHGEASMGGGVGAGTGNSMMNAGMFSGFGRSGSGAKEGSTSLSVDVRGGTSSGAQSGDGEYLKAGTEEEGS; encoded by the exons ATGCAGCAGCAACACCTGATGCAGATGAACCAGAACATGATTGGGGGCTACACCTCGCCTGCCGCTGTGACCACCGATCTCATCCAGCAG TACCTGGATGAGAACAAGCAGCTGATCCTGGCCATCCTCGACAACCAGAACAATGGCAAGGTGGAGGAGTGCGAACG GCACCAAGCTAAGCTCCAGCACAACCTCATGTACCTGGCCGCCATTGCTGACAGCCAGCCGCCACAGACCGCACCGCTATCACAG TATCCGTCCAACCTGATGATGCAGCCGGGTCCTCGGTACATGCCACCGCAGTCCGGGCAGATGATGAGCCCGCAGTCGCTAATGGCCGCGCGGTCCTCCATGATGTACGCGCATCTGTCCATGTCACcgctccagcagcagcaggcagcgCACGGCCAGCTGGGCATGGCTTCAGGGGCGGGCGGTGGCACGACCAGTGGGTTCAGCATCCTCCACGGCGAGGCCAGCATGGGCGGTGGTGTAGGCGCTGGCACCGGCAACAGCATGATGAACGCCGGCATGTTCTCAGGCTTTGGCCGCAGCGGCAGTGGCGCCAAGGAGGGATCGACATCGCTGTCTGTTGACGTCCGGGGTGGTACCAGCTCCGGCGCGCAGAGCGGGGATGGCGAGTACCTGAAAGCAGGCACCGAGGAAGAAGGCAGTTAA